From the bacterium genome, one window contains:
- a CDS encoding transposase, with product MPRIARIVVPGVLHHVTQRGNNRQDVFLTDGDREFYLGLLRKRSAQYGLEVLGYCLMTNHVHLLVRPQTADAIARALGRTHFIYAQRFNTEHSRSGHLWQARFYSCPAEETTLLAIMRYIEQNPVRARIVTHAWEYPWSSAALHVGRRKDSGMIDAASWANQIAPAEWRTLLQEAEDEGRVTEIRRRTMIGRPLGSPEFVSEVEAKLDRQLAYRRPGRPRKAEPEQQ from the coding sequence GTGCCGAGAATAGCGCGGATCGTGGTTCCCGGTGTTCTGCACCACGTTACGCAACGCGGGAACAACCGGCAGGACGTATTCCTCACGGATGGTGACCGTGAGTTCTATCTCGGGCTACTGCGCAAGCGTTCCGCACAATACGGATTGGAAGTGCTTGGATATTGCCTGATGACAAACCACGTCCATCTGCTCGTCAGGCCGCAGACGGCTGATGCCATAGCTCGGGCATTGGGGCGCACTCACTTCATCTACGCACAGCGATTCAATACGGAGCACTCCCGCAGCGGTCACTTGTGGCAGGCTCGTTTTTATTCCTGCCCTGCAGAGGAAACTACCCTCCTCGCCATCATGCGCTATATCGAGCAGAACCCGGTGCGTGCGCGTATCGTCACCCACGCCTGGGAGTACCCATGGTCAAGCGCTGCTTTGCACGTCGGCAGGCGGAAGGACTCGGGCATGATCGACGCAGCATCGTGGGCTAATCAGATTGCACCGGCCGAATGGCGCACGCTATTGCAGGAAGCTGAGGACGAGGGGCGCGTAACGGAGATCCGCCGCCGCACCATGATTGGCCGGCCGCTGGGCAGCCCTGAGTTTGTCAGCGAAGTCGAGGCGAAGTTAGACCGGCAGCTCGCCTATCGACGACCAGGCCGGCCGCGCAAGGCCGAGCCAGAGCAGCAGTAG
- a CDS encoding HypC/HybG/HupF family hydrogenase formation chaperone, with translation MCLAVPLRLVSVNGTDAVGEVGGIQREVSIMMTPDAKVGDYVIVHAGFAIQILDQKEAEENLELLRQIGDIAEAKQEEVRSRRKAGK, from the coding sequence ATGTGTCTCGCAGTTCCTCTTAGACTAGTCTCCGTCAACGGCACCGATGCGGTCGGCGAGGTCGGCGGCATTCAGCGGGAAGTGTCAATCATGATGACGCCCGACGCGAAGGTCGGGGACTACGTCATTGTCCACGCCGGGTTCGCTATCCAGATACTCGACCAGAAAGAGGCGGAGGAGAACCTGGAGCTGCTCAGGCAGATCGGCGATATTGCTGAAGCGAAGCAGGAAGAAGTCCGTAGCCGGCGCAAAGCCGGCAAGTAG
- a CDS encoding four helix bundle protein — MLRSYKDLTVWQRAYQLCLETYRLTSGLPAEERYGLVSQIRRAAVSVPSNIAEGYGRRSTGEYLQSLHIAYASLCELETQILLAADLGFLKLDQSMRAKGDIGDVERLLKALIRSLQQRRSAT, encoded by the coding sequence ATGCTGAGGAGCTACAAGGACTTGACGGTATGGCAGCGGGCTTATCAGCTATGTCTTGAGACGTACCGCCTGACCTCAGGTCTCCCCGCAGAGGAGCGGTACGGCCTGGTGTCGCAAATCAGGCGGGCTGCCGTATCGGTACCATCCAACATCGCCGAGGGGTACGGCAGAAGGTCAACGGGCGAGTATCTTCAGTCGTTACACATCGCATATGCGTCACTCTGTGAACTAGAGACCCAGATTCTGCTGGCTGCTGACCTCGGTTTTCTGAAGCTTGATCAGTCGATGCGAGCCAAAGGCGATATTGGCGACGTCGAGCGACTACTCAAGGCGCTTATAAGGTCGTTGCAGCAAAGGCGTTCCGCCACTTGA
- a CDS encoding DUF559 domain-containing protein, protein MRTAPEGLDIIRYLAFYQTRLFGDEKWAVNWYAPVRSIEMAKRRELLPDEPTHARAEAEYCKVRLGDMTRLPRPIPSLRWRRIVFIPTSLERLLRAQEINDLFKVSPIEDKLYFTLKDAGQSAERQFFVGEDKPGYMLDMAVFCRDGNLDIECDGEAYHAGRDKAEQDRERDNTLTTAGWHILRFSGRRILGDTGRCVETVKRTIRRLGGVTDSPSRRC, encoded by the coding sequence GTGCGCACCGCGCCGGAAGGACTGGACATTATTCGGTATCTCGCATTCTATCAGACAAGGCTGTTCGGCGACGAGAAGTGGGCCGTCAACTGGTACGCGCCGGTTCGCAGCATCGAGATGGCAAAGCGGCGCGAACTGCTGCCGGATGAGCCGACGCACGCTCGTGCCGAGGCGGAATACTGCAAGGTGAGGCTCGGCGATATGACGCGCCTACCGCGTCCGATTCCAAGTCTGAGGTGGCGGAGAATCGTATTCATACCGACCAGCCTTGAGCGCCTCCTGCGTGCACAAGAGATTAACGACCTGTTCAAGGTGAGTCCGATTGAGGACAAGCTGTACTTCACCCTCAAGGACGCGGGCCAATCGGCGGAGCGGCAGTTCTTCGTCGGGGAAGACAAGCCCGGTTACATGCTCGACATGGCCGTGTTCTGTCGGGACGGCAATCTCGACATCGAGTGTGACGGCGAGGCTTATCATGCGGGCCGCGACAAGGCCGAACAGGACCGCGAGCGCGACAACACGCTTACAACCGCGGGCTGGCACATTCTGCGGTTCTCAGGCAGAAGGATTCTTGGCGACACGGGCCGGTGCGTGGAAACCGTCAAGAGAACCATCCGCCGCCTCGGCGGTGTCACTGACTCGCCGAGCCGGCGCTGTTGA
- a CDS encoding ABC transporter ATP-binding protein, giving the protein MTTNAIEVHDLVRRFGSFTAVDGISFAVEQGEVFGFLGPNGAGKTTAIKVLNGILAPTSGTCRVLGFELPRDNARLKQSIGYMSQKFSLYEDLTSRENLRFFGSVYSLKREVLGEAIESMVARFGLERFAAMQAKELPSGARQRLALACALLHDPGVLFLDEPTSGMDPTSRRQFWEHVHRLASAGKTVLVTTHYLDEAEYCNRLCLINQGRIIAEGTPAQVRSLSRATALTVVCSPLNRGLVALLSRPELGDTAIYGGSLRLVTPDPDSAQRAIPGLFEQANVRLDSVVRDAPTLEDVFVQLVRESNG; this is encoded by the coding sequence ATGACCACCAACGCCATCGAAGTCCATGACCTTGTCCGTCGATTCGGTAGCTTCACCGCGGTCGATGGCATCTCCTTCGCGGTCGAGCAGGGCGAAGTGTTCGGTTTCCTCGGCCCCAACGGCGCGGGCAAGACCACCGCTATCAAGGTATTGAACGGCATTCTTGCGCCCACGTCAGGAACCTGCCGTGTGCTCGGGTTCGAGTTGCCCCGCGACAACGCCCGGCTTAAGCAGTCCATCGGTTACATGTCCCAGAAGTTCTCGCTCTACGAGGACCTGACCAGCCGCGAGAACCTCCGCTTCTTCGGCTCGGTGTACAGTCTCAAACGCGAAGTCCTCGGCGAGGCAATCGAGTCAATGGTCGCGCGGTTCGGACTTGAGCGGTTCGCGGCTATGCAAGCCAAAGAACTCCCGTCCGGCGCGCGCCAGCGTCTCGCCCTGGCCTGTGCCCTGCTTCACGACCCGGGCGTGCTGTTCCTCGACGAACCGACCTCGGGCATGGACCCGACCTCTCGCCGGCAGTTCTGGGAACACGTCCACCGGCTTGCATCCGCCGGCAAGACTGTGCTGGTGACGACCCACTATCTTGACGAGGCCGAGTACTGCAACCGGCTCTGCCTCATCAACCAGGGGCGCATCATTGCCGAGGGCACGCCCGCGCAGGTGCGCTCGTTATCCCGGGCTACTGCTCTGACCGTTGTCTGTTCGCCGCTTAACCGCGGCCTCGTCGCGCTGCTCAGCCGGCCGGAGCTTGGCGATACCGCCATCTACGGCGGCAGCCTCCGCCTGGTCACGCCCGACCCCGACTCGGCGCAGCGCGCGATTCCCGGCCTGTTCGAGCAGGCCAACGTGCGCCTGGACTCCGTCGTCCGGGATGCGCCAACCCTGGAAGACGTCTTCGTGCAACTGGTCAGGGAATCCAATGGGTGA
- a CDS encoding DegT/DnrJ/EryC1/StrS family aminotransferase: MSIRIPLYDTVTENRQFAGDFHEALERVLASGRFALGNELATYESSLAEYCGTAQAVGVKSGTDALVLTLKALGVGKGDEVITTSFTFFASVEAIMQVGAKPVFADIEPGTLCLSPDACAAAMTPATRAVMLVHVFGHCANIECFTSLCQENNIALIEDAAQALGATWKERKLGSFGATGTFSFYPTKNLGALGDAGAIVTSDEELAERLRQLRSHGRAENGRHVSLGYNSHLDELQAAFLQIKLTRLDAELARRRELAARYDADLPPEAMPVRGANGCRSNYHQYAIRTDRRDALRQSLLEQGIGTGDYYPVPAHSEPAAAAAGPFRPLPESERACKEVLTLPIRPSLTDEQQKTVIDAVRRFFAGV; encoded by the coding sequence TTGTCCATCCGCATTCCGCTCTACGACACCGTCACCGAGAACCGGCAGTTCGCGGGCGACTTCCACGAAGCACTCGAGCGGGTTCTCGCTTCCGGTCGATTCGCGCTCGGAAACGAGTTGGCGACCTACGAATCCTCGCTGGCAGAGTATTGCGGAACGGCTCAAGCCGTAGGAGTCAAAAGTGGGACTGATGCCCTGGTACTGACGTTGAAGGCGCTTGGCGTCGGCAAAGGGGACGAAGTCATTACCACCTCCTTCACATTCTTTGCCAGCGTTGAGGCCATCATGCAGGTCGGCGCGAAGCCGGTCTTCGCCGACATCGAACCCGGCACTCTCTGCCTCTCGCCCGACGCCTGCGCTGCGGCCATGACGCCCGCGACCAGGGCGGTAATGCTGGTCCACGTATTCGGACACTGTGCCAACATCGAGTGCTTCACTTCCCTCTGTCAGGAGAACAACATCGCCCTCATCGAGGATGCGGCACAGGCACTCGGGGCCACCTGGAAAGAACGCAAGCTCGGCTCATTCGGCGCAACCGGGACTTTCAGCTTCTACCCGACCAAGAACCTCGGCGCGTTGGGCGATGCGGGCGCAATCGTCACATCGGACGAGGAGCTTGCGGAAAGGCTGAGACAACTCCGTTCCCATGGCCGGGCCGAAAACGGACGGCATGTCTCCCTGGGATACAACTCGCACCTGGACGAACTGCAGGCCGCCTTCCTGCAGATCAAACTCACGCGACTCGACGCCGAGCTGGCCCGGAGGCGTGAGCTTGCAGCTCGCTACGATGCGGACCTGCCGCCTGAGGCCATGCCGGTACGCGGTGCAAACGGCTGCCGGTCAAACTACCACCAATACGCGATTAGAACCGACCGCCGTGATGCGCTCAGACAGTCCCTCTTGGAACAGGGCATCGGAACCGGCGACTACTATCCCGTACCTGCCCACTCGGAACCGGCGGCGGCGGCGGCCGGCCCGTTCCGGCCGCTACCCGAGTCGGAACGTGCCTGCAAGGAAGTGCTCACTCTGCCGATCCGGCCGAGCCTGACCGACGAGCAGCAGAAGACAGTTATTGATGCGGTTCGGCGGTTCTTCGCCGGAGTCTAA
- a CDS encoding efflux RND transporter periplasmic adaptor subunit has translation MRNRFPLIAVVVVVLALVIALVVSQSSGRRSDSESSGTIESYEVQVASKVSARVVAVRCEEGQTVKSGDTLLILDDADYRNAALAARAQLLATQANLSAVQSRASLADSSLARLRRLFAAGNLSRQEMDKTESDARAADDALAAARTAVDAARAQADIAAERLSDCTVTAPIAGTASVVAFRVGETVIAGSTPVTIIDLNQTWLTVYLAERLLGRVKLGDSCRVRVDAYPKRDFKGVLSFIADKAEFTPKDIQTKEERINQVYRVKITLPNPDRILKPGMPADAYLSLH, from the coding sequence ATGAGGAATCGCTTCCCGCTCATCGCGGTCGTCGTGGTCGTCCTGGCGCTGGTAATCGCGCTCGTCGTATCGCAGAGTTCCGGCCGCCGGAGCGACTCGGAATCATCCGGTACTATCGAGTCGTACGAAGTCCAGGTCGCCTCCAAGGTCAGCGCGCGAGTCGTGGCCGTGCGCTGCGAAGAAGGTCAGACGGTGAAATCCGGAGACACGCTGTTGATACTGGACGACGCCGACTATCGCAACGCGGCTCTGGCGGCACGGGCCCAGTTGCTGGCGACACAGGCCAACCTCTCAGCCGTGCAGTCGCGCGCGAGCCTGGCTGATTCCAGCCTGGCCCGGCTGCGCCGGTTGTTCGCGGCGGGCAACCTGTCGCGCCAGGAGATGGACAAGACCGAGTCCGACGCCAGGGCTGCTGACGACGCGCTGGCGGCGGCCCGCACGGCGGTCGACGCCGCCAGGGCGCAGGCTGACATCGCGGCTGAGAGATTGAGCGACTGCACCGTCACTGCCCCGATCGCGGGCACGGCCTCAGTCGTCGCATTCCGGGTCGGCGAAACCGTGATTGCGGGCTCGACACCGGTGACCATCATCGACCTCAACCAAACCTGGCTGACTGTCTACCTTGCGGAAAGACTCCTGGGTCGCGTAAAACTCGGCGACTCCTGCCGGGTGCGCGTTGACGCCTACCCGAAGCGCGACTTCAAAGGCGTTCTGTCCTTCATCGCCGACAAAGCCGAGTTCACGCCCAAGGATATCCAGACCAAAGAGGAACGCATCAACCAGGTCTATCGGGTGAAGATAACGCTCCCGAATCCCGACCGCATCCTCAAACCCGGCATGCCCGCAGACGCCTACCTGAGCCTGCACTAG
- a CDS encoding ABC transporter ATP-binding protein, whose amino-acid sequence MTALSVSGLGKTYGHVAALNDVSFEVAPGELFCISGPDAAGKSTLLRILAGTLKPDSGSVTILGSDGVSRPPILRYSIGYMPQRFAIYADLTAEENLAFYCAFYGLGRARTDMRVEYLLGLTRLARFRKFRAGNLSGGMKQKLVLACALVHEPDMMLLDEPTTGIDPLSRREFWGILTDYLARGKTIIYSTVYLEEALRSNRIALMDSGTVKVCDTPENLLARVRNRRFTVATDAHEQAAAALSACPLVASVQPLGSGAAFLIMDTHEALEAAIAALAAAGVTAKPEPAQPTLEDVLILAAGHDRNPPGISGRVPKRPQ is encoded by the coding sequence ATGACGGCCCTGTCGGTCAGCGGACTCGGCAAGACATATGGCCACGTTGCGGCGCTCAATGATGTATCGTTTGAGGTCGCGCCGGGCGAGCTGTTCTGTATCTCGGGGCCGGATGCCGCCGGCAAGTCCACGCTACTGCGCATCCTCGCCGGCACGCTGAAGCCCGATTCGGGCTCGGTGACAATCCTCGGCAGCGACGGCGTCAGCCGGCCGCCCATCCTTCGCTACTCAATCGGCTACATGCCGCAGCGGTTCGCCATCTATGCCGACCTGACCGCTGAGGAGAACCTCGCCTTCTATTGCGCGTTCTACGGTCTGGGTCGGGCCAGGACCGACATGCGGGTCGAGTACTTGCTCGGATTGACCCGGCTGGCCCGGTTCCGGAAGTTCCGTGCGGGCAACCTGTCCGGTGGCATGAAACAGAAGCTGGTGCTGGCGTGTGCGCTGGTACACGAGCCGGACATGATGCTTCTCGACGAGCCAACGACCGGCATCGACCCGCTGTCCCGCCGCGAGTTCTGGGGAATCCTGACCGACTACCTTGCCCGTGGCAAGACCATCATCTACTCAACGGTCTATCTGGAAGAGGCGCTGCGCTCGAACCGGATAGCTTTGATGGACTCCGGCACCGTTAAGGTCTGCGATACGCCGGAGAACCTTCTGGCCCGGGTCCGGAACCGGCGCTTCACTGTCGCCACAGACGCACACGAACAGGCAGCGGCCGCACTCAGCGCATGTCCTCTGGTTGCTTCAGTGCAGCCACTGGGCTCGGGTGCAGCGTTCCTTATCATGGACACGCACGAGGCTCTGGAAGCCGCAATCGCCGCCCTCGCCGCAGCGGGCGTCACGGCGAAGCCCGAGCCGGCCCAGCCCACGCTGGAGGACGTGCTCATCCTCGCCGCGGGACATGACCGAAATCCTCCCGGGATTTCGGGTCGTGTCCCAAAGCGGCCCCAATGA
- a CDS encoding ABC transporter permease, which produces MIQHILAVARKEFLQLRRDRRTLPLILIAPVLQLLLFGYAATQDIRNVRLALVDQSQSPVSREIGRALSSSGTFRVFTVTDRAELQAAMLRGDATIGLVIRPDFERLLLQRSSAGLEVFADGSDPNTATVAAAYAERIVAGVITNLITARFPALISALSVDLVPRVLYNPNLASRNYMVPGVLAMVLLIMTTIMTSVAIVREYERGTIEQLVVTPLRPTELLAGKLIPYVIIGYADVLLVTTVATAWFRVPIHGSVLLLFVLAGPFLLATLGFGILSSTIARSQQQSMLISFLFMMPNTLLSGFMFPIESMPKPAQYFTYLIPGRYFLVIVRAIFLKGVGLEVLWPETLALLLLGSLILAVAVARYRSRRT; this is translated from the coding sequence GTGATACAGCACATCCTGGCCGTGGCCCGCAAGGAATTCCTCCAGTTGCGCCGCGACCGCCGCACCCTGCCCCTGATACTGATCGCCCCGGTGCTCCAACTCCTGCTCTTCGGATATGCCGCGACCCAGGATATCCGCAACGTACGCCTCGCCCTCGTCGACCAGTCCCAGTCGCCGGTGAGTCGTGAGATCGGACGGGCGCTATCCTCCTCCGGCACGTTCCGCGTCTTCACTGTCACGGACCGTGCGGAACTGCAGGCGGCAATGCTGCGCGGTGACGCGACCATCGGCCTGGTGATCAGGCCTGACTTCGAGCGCCTGTTGCTCCAGCGGAGCAGCGCCGGCCTCGAGGTCTTTGCCGACGGCTCAGACCCGAACACGGCCACGGTAGCGGCCGCCTATGCGGAGCGGATTGTCGCTGGTGTCATCACCAACCTGATCACGGCCCGGTTTCCTGCTCTAATCTCCGCACTCAGCGTAGACCTAGTACCGCGTGTACTCTACAACCCGAATCTGGCAAGCCGTAACTACATGGTGCCGGGCGTGCTGGCCATGGTGCTATTGATCATGACGACCATAATGACCTCGGTGGCAATCGTGCGTGAATACGAGCGCGGGACCATCGAGCAACTCGTGGTCACCCCTCTGCGGCCGACCGAACTGCTTGCCGGCAAGCTCATCCCCTACGTCATCATCGGCTACGCAGACGTGCTTCTTGTCACGACCGTCGCCACCGCCTGGTTCCGAGTCCCGATTCACGGTTCCGTCTTGCTGCTGTTCGTACTGGCCGGTCCGTTCCTGCTGGCCACGCTCGGATTCGGCATTCTCAGCTCGACCATAGCGCGGTCCCAGCAGCAGTCGATGCTCATCTCCTTCCTGTTCATGATGCCCAACACCCTGCTATCCGGGTTCATGTTTCCCATCGAGAGCATGCCCAAACCGGCCCAGTACTTCACGTACCTGATTCCCGGCCGTTACTTCCTGGTCATCGTCCGAGCCATCTTCCTCAAAGGTGTCGGGCTCGAGGTGCTATGGCCCGAAACCCTGGCCCTGCTGCTGCTCGGCTCGCTCATCCTTGCGGTCGCTGTCGCTCGCTATCGCTCTCGACGCACTTGA
- a CDS encoding asparagine synthetase B, producing the protein MLVALALFTALSAQTMVLIPMDLTQTDHLKAYGVVYRLLQRGQKAEWLLNYRGGSFLLPPEQQAERECQLNGVAYQTVGPDEVVQIRSTIEKSNMESIKLERATKIAVYAPPTEEPWDDAVRLALDYAGIKYDVLWDKEVLQGKLTGYDWLHLHHEDFTGQYGKFYGSYRQENWYQRDVALNVKTAAELGYKKVSQMDLAVVDMIHKYVENGGMLFAMCSATETIDVGWAARNTDICDAVFDGDGIDPGYASKLDYNGCLAFENFHVYTDAMLYDHSDINTYIEATARGPNVYISLFDFSAKYDPVPCMLVQDHVGLVKEFLGQTCGFRRTLIKKDVLNLGEVANTEEVQYIHGNYGKGTFTFFGGHDPEDYAHRVHDPPTDLSLHKNSPGYRLILNNVLFPAAEKKPLKT; encoded by the coding sequence TTGCTCGTTGCGTTGGCCTTGTTCACGGCTCTGTCGGCGCAGACAATGGTGCTGATACCGATGGACCTGACTCAGACCGACCATCTGAAGGCTTATGGAGTCGTCTACCGTCTGCTGCAGCGCGGCCAGAAGGCAGAGTGGCTTCTCAACTATCGTGGCGGGTCTTTTCTGCTCCCGCCTGAGCAGCAGGCGGAGCGAGAATGCCAGCTCAATGGTGTGGCGTATCAGACGGTCGGGCCGGATGAGGTCGTGCAGATTCGTTCGACTATCGAGAAGAGCAACATGGAATCGATAAAGCTGGAGCGGGCAACCAAGATTGCGGTCTATGCGCCGCCGACTGAGGAACCCTGGGACGACGCGGTCCGGCTGGCTCTGGATTATGCCGGCATCAAGTACGACGTGCTCTGGGACAAGGAGGTCCTGCAGGGCAAGCTCACGGGCTACGACTGGCTGCACCTGCACCATGAGGACTTCACCGGCCAGTACGGCAAGTTCTACGGTTCATACCGGCAGGAGAACTGGTACCAGCGCGACGTCGCCCTGAACGTCAAGACCGCGGCCGAGCTTGGGTACAAGAAGGTCAGCCAGATGGACCTGGCAGTCGTGGACATGATACACAAGTACGTGGAAAACGGCGGCATGCTGTTCGCGATGTGTTCAGCCACCGAGACGATTGATGTAGGCTGGGCCGCGCGTAACACGGACATCTGCGACGCGGTATTCGACGGCGACGGCATTGACCCGGGCTACGCGTCCAAGCTGGACTACAATGGCTGCCTCGCGTTTGAGAACTTCCACGTGTACACCGACGCGATGCTCTACGACCACTCGGACATCAACACCTATATCGAAGCCACCGCCCGCGGGCCGAACGTCTACATCTCGCTGTTCGACTTTTCAGCCAAGTACGACCCGGTGCCCTGCATGCTTGTGCAGGACCACGTCGGGCTGGTGAAGGAGTTTCTGGGTCAGACCTGCGGATTCCGACGCACCCTCATCAAGAAAGACGTGCTCAACCTGGGTGAGGTAGCGAATACCGAGGAAGTGCAGTACATCCATGGCAACTACGGCAAGGGCACGTTCACGTTCTTTGGCGGGCACGACCCTGAAGACTACGCGCACCGGGTGCACGACCCGCCGACCGACCTCTCCCTGCACAAGAATTCGCCGGGCTACCGGTTGATACTGAACAACGTTCTGTTCCCGGCGGCGGAGAAGAAGCCGCTGAAGACATGA
- the arcC gene encoding carbamate kinase, whose translation MNPMTVLAIGGNSLIRSESRSSFTDQLATTALTCRHVADIVEAGHGVVVTHGNGPQVGFILIRSHLARNRLPEVPLDACNAQTQAEIGYMIQQSLDNEFRQRGIAKPVVTVVTQVVVNAADPAFQHPSKPVGPFYTKGEAARLERELGWVLREDAGRGFRRLVASPRPVDVVEKPEVESLLQSGAVVIACGGGGIPVVRDNGMLKGVAAVIDKDLASSLLAAELGAERLVISTAVEQVYVNYGQANQSPLGHVSVAEMREYLAAKQFPSGSMGPKVEAALDFLEHGGKEVIVTDPDHLAEALAGRAGTHITV comes from the coding sequence ATGAATCCCATGACTGTGCTGGCTATCGGCGGCAACTCCCTGATTCGGTCGGAGAGCCGCAGCTCGTTCACCGACCAGCTCGCGACCACCGCGCTTACGTGCCGGCATGTTGCCGACATCGTCGAGGCCGGTCACGGCGTCGTCGTCACGCACGGCAACGGGCCTCAGGTCGGGTTCATCCTCATTCGGTCGCACCTTGCCCGCAACCGCCTGCCCGAGGTCCCGCTTGATGCCTGCAACGCCCAGACGCAGGCGGAAATCGGGTACATGATTCAGCAGTCGCTGGACAACGAGTTCCGGCAGCGCGGCATCGCGAAGCCGGTCGTGACCGTCGTCACGCAGGTGGTCGTCAACGCGGCTGATCCGGCGTTCCAGCATCCGTCGAAGCCGGTCGGACCTTTCTACACCAAAGGCGAGGCGGCAAGGCTTGAGCGTGAGCTCGGTTGGGTCCTGCGCGAAGACGCAGGCCGCGGTTTCAGGAGGTTGGTGGCGTCGCCGCGTCCGGTGGATGTCGTGGAGAAGCCGGAGGTCGAGTCGCTCCTTCAGTCCGGCGCGGTCGTGATTGCGTGCGGCGGAGGAGGGATACCGGTGGTCCGAGACAATGGGATGCTGAAGGGTGTGGCGGCCGTGATAGACAAGGACCTCGCTTCGAGTCTGCTGGCGGCGGAGCTCGGGGCCGAGCGGCTGGTGATATCGACCGCGGTAGAGCAGGTCTATGTGAACTACGGGCAGGCAAACCAAAGCCCGTTGGGCCACGTCTCAGTTGCTGAGATGCGAGAGTATCTGGCCGCCAAGCAGTTTCCCTCCGGCAGCATGGGCCCCAAGGTCGAGGCGGCGCTCGATTTCCTCGAACACGGTGGCAAAGAGGTCATAGTCACCGATCCGGACCATCTGGCCGAAGCGCTGGCCGGCAGGGCCGGGACGCATATCACGGTCTAG
- a CDS encoding ABC transporter permease gives MGDELAPHDASSVQRRTSGEARLAARSLAAVTNKEFIHILRDPGTLVIALVIPVVLLLLFGYALSLDVREVPFCLLDQSHTQSSQDFAARFTASGYFKLVGTVGKEADAHHLIDQGRARMALLIPIDFARDQTSDRVSPVGLLIDGSNSLTASVILAYTEALMQRIGTLPAAATGPAVSLNNLSLRPRILFNPTQRSTDFLVPGILAIITMFMTILLPSMAVVREKEHGTIEILRSGPIRPAAFIVGKLLPYALICILDLLMVIIVGALVFGVRIQGSFLLLIALSVPFLVTGLAFGLLISTLVESLQVAMYSAFLVSVLPTILLSGFVFPIASMPRFVQFISLLVPARYFLTVVRGIYLRGAGFGSLYPPLLVILLFGTVLIAVSVERLRRSL, from the coding sequence ATGGGTGACGAACTCGCTCCTCACGACGCGTCGAGCGTGCAGCGCCGAACATCAGGTGAAGCGCGTCTGGCGGCGCGCTCGCTTGCCGCGGTCACCAACAAGGAGTTCATCCACATTCTGCGCGACCCGGGCACGCTCGTCATCGCACTCGTGATTCCGGTTGTGCTATTGCTCTTGTTCGGCTACGCACTATCGCTGGACGTCCGCGAAGTACCTTTCTGCCTCCTGGACCAGAGCCACACTCAAAGCTCGCAGGACTTCGCAGCACGATTCACCGCGTCCGGCTACTTCAAACTGGTCGGCACAGTTGGAAAAGAGGCCGACGCGCATCACCTGATTGACCAGGGCCGCGCCCGGATGGCCCTACTCATCCCGATCGACTTCGCGCGCGACCAGACTTCGGACCGGGTCAGTCCGGTCGGGCTTCTAATCGACGGCTCCAATTCGCTGACCGCGTCGGTCATCCTTGCCTACACGGAGGCACTGATGCAGAGGATCGGAACGCTGCCCGCGGCAGCCACCGGTCCGGCGGTGTCTCTAAATAACCTGAGCCTGCGACCACGCATACTCTTCAATCCGACCCAGCGCAGCACCGACTTCCTGGTGCCCGGCATCCTTGCTATTATCACCATGTTCATGACCATCCTGCTGCCGTCCATGGCGGTCGTGCGCGAAAAGGAGCACGGTACTATTGAAATCCTGCGATCCGGTCCGATTCGGCCGGCCGCCTTCATCGTCGGCAAGCTTCTCCCCTACGCTCTCATCTGCATCCTCGACCTGCTCATGGTCATCATCGTCGGCGCGCTCGTCTTCGGCGTCAGGATTCAAGGCAGCTTCCTGCTGCTGATTGCTCTATCGGTCCCGTTCCTCGTGACCGGCCTTGCGTTCGGCCTGCTCATCTCGACGCTGGTCGAAAGCCTGCAGGTCGCCATGTACTCGGCTTTCCTGGTGTCGGTGCTGCCGACAATTCTGCTCTCGGGATTCGTGTTCCCGATTGCGTCAATGCCCAGGTTCGTCCAGTTCATCTCGCTTCTGGTTCCGGCCCGCTACTTCCTGACCGTGGTCCGCGGCATCTACCTGCGCGGGGCCGGGTTCGGCTCGCTCTATCCGCCGCTCCTGGTTATCCTCTTGTTCGGCACGGTGCTCATCGCCGTCTCGGTGGAACGGCTGCGGAGAAGCCTGTGA